The genome window TCGCAGTCACCCTCTCTCCAGCTCAGCTGCTCTTCTGGTTTACTCTCGTTCACCCTGCCTACACGCGTGTGTTGGCGCAtgtgcacacgcaggcgAAAGTATGAAGAATatggagagaggtgggggatTTCAGCAGAGAGATGGGGGGATGGCCCAGCAGTGAtcagtggcagcggccggTAGTTGCTGTTATGCATCTTCGACTCACatggcgaagagagagggacagaggGGTGAGTGGTggagcgaagagggagcaTCCGTCATACAGACAACCACATGCTTGCTCTACTGCGTGTCCCCTTCATTAGCTTATCCACGCCCTTTCACGGTCGTGTACCGGTGCGTGGGTGTCCTTCGGCTGAACCAGCGGGAAGGGGCAGATACAGACGCGCCATCACCCTTCTTGAGacgcctctctttcactctcccgttcacagcggcgccacagAGGCATCACCGGAAtgcagaagaggaggaggaaaaagggggggacaGAGGTCATAATGGGCCTCGGACGAGAGCCTGTGTGGGTGCAAAGCCACATCTACACCCGAGTAAGCACCAACGAGAATCCTTTTCCTTCAGCGTGTCCATACCGCCACGAACCAGTAAACGAAACagacgcccacacacacacgcgcacagccacaACTCACACCTAATGCCTCTGGGCTGCACCACGGCTATGCTAGGGAACTgaggcagcccccccccccgcccgcCCAGCACCGTCTGGCGTCCCTCAGCCCAGCGCAGCTCCACTGCATACAGCGCAGGTTAGATCCAGGGCTGCGCTCCACATCCTCGCAGCGCAGCTAACACCGGAGATAAGTGGGCGCTGGGCCCCCGATGCCAtgtggcggggggggggggggggtgaccGGCCATCATCAGGGCAgcgcagggggggggggcgtggaAAGGAAGTCGTAGAACGGTGACGTGCAGTGTTACTGCCCTCCTCTTTGCTAGATCGGTGTAGCGTCCCTGTGAGGATGTGTATGTTAGAAGAACGATCTTCTGTAGCAGGGGTGGTTAATatccaccccctcttcctctctctctctctcttcctccctctgccACGACCTTTCTcccgcttctccttcaccccATCTCAGTCCTCGGATGCTCCGTGATACCTCGCCGCCCACCTTATTggagcacgcgcacagaaGCCCCGCCACACACTACCAACTCTCCCCCTGCCTTTCCAGCTTTGTTTAAGGCATTGTGCGCCACACTCGTATCGCCTCTCTGCGTTTCTGCGGTTGTCCATCCTGTTTGGGTGCTCCCCGCGCCTCGCCCTCTTCTGACGGTTGCGGCATCCCCACAAAGAGAGTCGCTCgttccacctcccccccccaacccTCTGCGGGACTTTATCTGTCGTCGcagcgctttctctctgcacACGTACTACGTACAAAGGTGtcgtacccccccccctccctcccccctcttcccttcctccccacTTTCCGCTGACACCTGCTGGGCGCAATGGTAGAGTTCAGAAGGAGGGATTTTTACTATGTGTGGAATCAGTACCAGCTGCTCGACTGGATCGTCTTAGCCATTATGTTCCTGAGCGCCGCCATCACGACAAGGCATATGAATCCACACTGTCGAACCTTTTCGTGGAATGACGCCACCATCGCGTACCCGAGCCGTGAAGACACGTTCCCTAGTTACTCGCTGGCTCTCATGATAGTACTTGCCGTCGTGTTTTACGTCATCTTTATCCGCTACCTCGTACGGCCGCTGCAAGGGTTGTTCGGTGAGCCGCTGGGCTGGTATAAcatcggcggcgccgacgtCGGTGAAGGCGACGAGTGTAACGTGTACACAGACATGGACTCTGTAGCGAGCCCGAAGCAACTGCGTGTCCGTGACTTGCAGACGGGCAGTGGTCTCGTTTACCCGTGGTTGCGTGCACATCTCTGGTCCGTCGGGCTGCAGTTCTgcgtgacggcggtgctTAAAGTCTACGCCGGGCGGCTTCGACCAGACTATCTGAGTCGACTCAAAGAGGCTGGATACACGAGCTCGATGGCGCACCTGCCCGACCCACAGACGAACCCTGAATACTACTGCGCTCTCATGGATACCCACCCGAAACTGAAGGATGGCCGGCTCTCTTTTCCATCCGGGCATAGCAGCACGTCTTTTGCGGTGTTCACaatcgtctctctcttcttcgtggCACATCTGCGACCATTCGCGCGGCACGCCAGCTTTACCCGCCTCATTCTTTCATTGTTACCGATCAGCGTGCCGGTCACGTGTGCAGTGAGCCGCACACGCGACAACAAACATCATTTTTCTGACGCCGTCACCGGGTCGCTGATTGGGATCACCTCCGCCTTCCTCTCGTTCTACTGTAGCTTCCGGCAGGTAGGTGGAGCGGCAGACATCTATTtttgtcgcgcagcgtcagACGTCGAGTACGATCAGTTGCGCGAGTGGAAAGGAGCTGACAGCAATGATGGCAGCAGTGTTGCCATGGAGACCACAAGCGTTGGCGCCGCCAGTGGTAGCCACCAGTTGACTAGCAAGAGGGAAGACGTCACGCGTCGAAAGTCTGCACCGCTggcagcgaggacgagcGACGCTGTCGTGACCTTCAGTGGCCCGATGCAGCGCCTGACAGGGTTGACGGAGCGGCAGTTGAACGAAGACCCAGCTGCCGTTCCGTGGATCtgacgtgcgtgtgcatgcgaGCCTGTCGCCATGTCATGTGAAAGTCCACTTCTGTGGTCACTGTTTCCGTGAGCGCTGCCCTCCAATGCGGGGAGACCCCCACAATATACAAAACGGGACGCTTTCCTCGTGCTGGTtacctctcttctcttttttttcttcctgtTTCGCCTCTCTGTCCATGCTGGGGAtctcttgctctccttcccccctcccttcccctctctcctcctgttCATCGCCACTTGGCAGAAGCCCTCTGTCTCCACAGAGACTGCGCTCACAGTGCATGTTTTGAAGATAGATGGAAGCACTGTTACTTTCGCTGTTTTATATTCTTCGCTCAAGCCTTTGCGTTTcggcctgtgtgtgtgtgtgcgcgcgcgcacgcggaTGTACTGTGTCCGCCGACAGTTAGTGtacgctgctgttgttgtgcgGAGAGTATCTTTTCATACCTGCATGGGTGTAATGGGGGAGGATACACTGTGCCGCGCACTTGCTGAGACTTGacgacagaaaaaaaagaaacgaacaTTTACTGAGCGAGCGCCTGTGTTCTCTCATTAGCCTCACGAGGCTGGAGGTGTGCGAAAGTACTTTGGCGTATTTATCACAGGTTTGTTGGTTGGTTGTGCCGTCGTCGGGCTTGCGTGTACGTCGGGgcgtgcgcctcttctcAGCAGAGGTTCCCCTGCCACTGACTCCGAGGGGTATGACGACTTCAGTCTACTAACAAAAAAAGGCGCATCACGCACGCCCGAGACggacagacagacaggcagagACACCCATGATggagagaaggtggtggtACTTTTCAACGTCTCCTCTTGCGCCGCACTGCTGTTTGCCTTTACGAgctgctctcttcccttcatCTCTggccttcctccctttcttgtccccacccaccccgccacCTCCACACGTCGATACCTATCCTTCTTCTCGCACCATGGCCAACTCCGTCGCCCCACTTAAAAGGAACCGAAGCGAAGCGGTGGAAAACACAAACGCACGTCCCCCACCCGCCATTCGTCTTTTCTTCGTCGCCTGCCTGTGTGCCTGTTTGTTTACTGCGCTAAGCCGTCGAAGACGGAAGATTTCGCATACTCACACGGTGTGTCAGGCTGCGCGAGCTCCTCATCTCGTTGATACAAAGCCGAGCCTCTCATGCTTCAGCATGACATCCCGAGTGCGCCTTGTAGCCCTGGCGTGCCTCTGGCTCACCATTGCATTTTTCGTAGTATGCGTACAGGCCGTCGTGGCACAAGGTGAcgacgccaacgccgcccTGGCGCAACAGGAAACCCTTGAGTCAGAGAAGGACCAACACGTGCTTCGCCTGGCCCTCATCATCTTTCCGATCATGTTTGTGGTGTGGCTCATCCTGTGCAGCATCTGTGCGTACATCttcatttgtgtgtgtcccAACAGATACACCAAGTAGAGAGAGCCACGAAGGCCAGAGTAACGAGTCCGCCCTGGCGGTGTTGCATCCAAGTCCTTTTTGGTGCTGTTTTTGTTGTTTTGCAGTGCGCTTTACGGCGAAACTGTCGGTGGTATTACTCCGGTTAATCAGACCCGACCCCCTCCGCGGGTCGAGGACTGCGCCTTTTGTGTGCGAGTGAGTGCATTGTGTCTGCTTCGCATGGAACCGTCTCCGCCATACCTGTCACTgtgttctctttcttctttaTGCTTCCTccaactctctctctctctctcgcctcaccccctccttcccctccgcaccaccaccacctttcGCTTTCCCTTCTTCACCAACTCTTCAGAGGCGTGAAACAAAGGGGACGCATGTGTCCATCGCTCTGGTGGAGGAAGCGGTCTTGTCTTtggggaagaaaagggggcaCAGCGTCGTTGTCTGCCATGTGCACAGGCTCGCCAGATTTTTTCGCCCTATTTTGTCatttctctgcctctctgcctctctctctctctctggatgtgtgtgtgtacgcccTGTCTTGCTTCTGTGGTTCTCTTGCCCCACTGCCTTtacttctttctctcccgccgtctctccctcctcctcctcctcacccccttctctccttcccaaGCCAGCAAGGGGGTGAGCCAGTCCCTGCGGAGCACAGCATATattttgctttgctttgttCTTTTCTACCTGCATGCGTGCGGATTTCTCGGAGCACAACGGTgcggcgagagaagaggggggacgaggaagttttctcttctttgcccaGTGGAAGCGGGATGGCTCCTCTACCCGACAGTGTTACCTCAAGTCTCCCTTCTCTTGGAGCACGGGCCCCAGTGACCCTATggctcccccctctcgtcaCTCCCACCCTCCGTATGCTTAGAGTGAGCTCACCACCCTCCATCCGGTCCCCTTCATGTCTCCACCCAGTGAAACAGGTGGCTCAGCGCTCCCGTCCGTACGCAAACACAACACGCGCCCGTATGCGTGCTCTTGTATACAAGGCGCACTCCATTCCTGCCACGACGCCAGCGGTGTTAGCGGCGCGATCGCACACGCAGCCCAGAAGTCGGGTCGATCGCGACGAATATGCGGACTCCCTAATGGCCTCGGTGTATCTCTCCCGTTTGCCATCTCCCCCactctcacccctctctctggggagggagagggggcacCTACAACCAAACACATCTATATTGTGCCTCTTACCTCATCctatctccctctctgctctgTGTGCACCTCATCGTAaaggcccccccccgccggaAAAACCAGCAACATCGTCGCAGAACCGCTtatcccctcccctccctcaccttcGCAATGTTTGGCCGACGTGTCTTTGCGAGCGCACCGCTCCCGCGTTATATGTGGACGAAGATGCACATTCAGAACGCGGCCCAGGCGGGGCGCATGCTGCCGTCTTTCGCCCCCTTGGTCTCCTCGCTGAGTCGCAGCACCAACGTCTTGAACAGCCAGGCGCTCACGCAGGCGCGTGACGGCATGGCATCAGTGTCGGGCGCTGCGTCGACGGAtgacctcctctctcttcgctgcttCTCCGGATCACTCATGACGGTGAATCCCATCGTCTTCGGAGCGGTACGGTTTTCAATATTGGTCAATATGCCTCTCGTCAGCTTTCTAGAGTTCTGCAAAGATGAAGAAATGAAACACGTAtcgtgagggagggagaggagagaggtgctAACGGGTCCGTGtcctctcttcacctctcctctccttccctcacgCTGGACtgactcgctctctctctgatcAAGCACTGTGGCAATGTGCAGGAGAACCACAGACGTGGGTCTCCATAGCGAGGGCTACCCACGGCACACGCGTAGAGGCGCATGCCGTTGTCCACTTTCTGCAGCGCTATTTTCgtggccccccccccctacaaCGGGGCAGGCGGCAGTGCGCGGCATCTCCGTCTCCagcgccccccacccccactctctctcgctccctgtGTGGGGGGTTGCCAGGTAGCCCACGCGcctctatccctgccaatgccgagccactctgggtggtgacagggtcaaggGCCAACGGCGTAGGGGAGGCCGGGGCGACGCATCGCTCCTGATCTCGGCGCTCGGGTCCTGCATGGCGGGGTGTCGCAGCGACCCGCGGCCGTGAACACTCTTGTAGCATCCACATGACAGGCAGCGTGTccgcgtgactcgagcgtatcCCACCCGGCTCCCGCTGCCTAGTGGTGAGGAGCGCGAGGCAGCCCGAGGGgtgcacgaggtggcgaccggcaggacgggtgcggctgcgaggcggggaTGGGTAATGTTCGAGGCCATGGTTTGAGTGGAGGTAGTCTGACCTCATGCTGGATGGCAGGGAAGGGATACAGCGAAGGAACGAAATCGCCTTCGTGGATGCCAATGGGCCACGAAGGGAGGTGCGCGTTTAGAtgaggaaaaggaaacgTGCGTGCCCTATTTGAATGATGCGTGAGaatacacgcacagagcCACACGTCTGCGTGTAGTGCATGGCtgcgcgagtgtgtgtgtgtgtgtgtgtgtttaaCATGTGCAAACTCTCACAGagttgtttgtttgttttttcctTACCGCCTCCTTGCGTTCTCCATATGGCCGTCTCTCCCTTATTCGGTTCCTTCTCCGGTTGTTGTTTTTCGTGTGTTGTCCCTTGTtcgcctctgtgtgtgtgtgtgtgtgtgtgtgtgtgtgtgtgtgtgtgtgtgtgtgtgtgtgtgtgtgtgtgtgtgtgtggcggtAAGCGTCCCCCGTTGTGGGAGTAGAGGAAGCGGTTATGGAAACTCTTTTTATGTGGTTGTTGCGCATGTTTGGCTCACAAGCTTAGGCGTTCTCCCTCCCGCCTTCTCCGTGAAACAAGCGAAGGCGGATCTGAGCCGGACGCTGAGGACTATGCCTTAGTGGGCGCGTGGTTTTCACGTTGTCTGTGGCTCTTGTTGTATAATGTAtggctctcttttctttctgtcACTCGTGTTTTACGTAAGCGGCGTGGATGGAATGGCGTGCATGTCGGTGTATAGGGtcagagcacacacacacacacacacacatacacgcacgccacATGAATGCGCAAGGGAATTGacactcttctcctttccatCACGTCGACGCAAGCCGGGCTTCACGAGATATCAGAGGCATGGAAAAGAGGAACGAGACGCATACACAGAGTGGAGTGCGCCTCGAAGGCTCATTGCACAAGCCCTGATGAGAGGAACctgagagagaagggtaaCAGTGCAGCACCATGATGGTCTtcgcccctcctcttcgctcgcCCATTCACCTTTCCTCAATCATCTACGGCCTCCTCTCCAACACCGTCAACTGCGATCCCCCATGCTTTCCCTGCTGCTCTGAGCACATTCTCCGGATTACGTCAGTCTTCGTCGTGGAAGGAAGCCCTTACTCCGTCAGCCCACAAAACACTGCTAACGACTACCACTACTGCCACCATCACGCCCGTGAAATAGACAAGGCGCGACTTGCATGGCTCTctcacaccacacacacacacacacacagaccgACACAGACGTCATTTATTGGCTCTCTCGATCGCCGCTAGGATTTCTTTTTGCTGTCGGTGGCTGTCTTCATTCGTGCCCCCTTTAGACTAGACcaacgcctctctctctcggtctctctctcccttcatTCATCCATACATCCTTCTCTACTCACTTCACCGCTTCTGGCCTGTATTGCACTCAGACAGCAGCTCGTTGGTTGCGCGCTTGCTtgccttctttgcctcttttCTTTAGGTGTGAAGAGGGCGGAGTACATCAGTGCGAACATCTCAgagcagacgcacacacacatacacaccatCCGTCATGTCTTCCTCCACCCAACTCCTATTGCACTCCGAGCGTGGCGGGTCCGGAAGTAATATCACGTATCCTCATCGCGTTGGGGGGAGTCTTGCCTCGGAGCTCAACACGCTTTGCCAGCTGCGCGACTTCTATGAGCAGCACACCTTCGATGCACAAGGACCGTACGCAGACTTGTTTGAAGTTCTCCTGTCATCATGCAAACACATGATCGACATCAACGTGGAGCTCGTCCACCACATTAAGGCTCAGGAggacaagcagcagcggcaacaggTCTTCTGCGATTTCCTCTGTGGTGAAGTGGAGCAGCAACGTGCTGAGATCAAAGACCTTCGCGTTTCCCTGGCGCATGTGTCTGCGCGCGGAGCAAGTGGAGAAGCTGTTGCCAAGGACAAAGATGATAGTGCTCGGCTCGTCAGCGACTCAGCAGCCTCGCCACATGCCTTTCCAAGAAGCGAAGCAACGACAAAGACGTGTGCACAACGTGTTTCCAAAAAAAACTCTGCGGCGTTAGGGACACCGCAGCCTAGTAcaggtgctgctcctcctccgtcggCTGCACCCGGCCCTGAGCGATCACCGCCGTCTACCGCATCACCTTCAGTTGTCGAGCGCAGTGCACTAGAGTGCGCCACAACAACGCTCGCCCTCAAGGAAGCTCCAACGAAGCCAAGCAGTCCTCTAACTCATTCCTCAGCCACCGAGAAGGCCCCTGGGGAAGCATGGGCAGCAGAGATAGTGCGCCGCATGAGCGCCATGCAGGACCACCTGGATACCCTACTTGTGGATGGGCGTCTGTCTTCTACGCAACCAAATggccaacagcagcagcagccgtcaTCCACAGCCCTGTTTGCTCCCTCAGAAACGAGGAAGCAACCCGCCGAGGAAGCCGCCGACAGCCATCTTGAGCACTTGGGGCGTCACCTTCCTGCTGTGGAGCAGCGCAGGCATAAGCAACAGCGCCCGCTGCGACGGatgtgggaggagggcgacgtTGGCAGCAGTAGTCCATCATTATCACCAGCATCCACCTTAGGAGCGGCCGCCGAGAGTTCACTTCCTAATCAATATGCAGCTACAGCGACTCACGCTCGGCCAAGTCCCCAGGAGTCCAGTCAACGCCAAGGAACCTCTCTCACCTCGCCCGCGAGCACTCGGGGGCCACCGCTGGTACTTGTGCGTTGGATCGACAGTCGGCTCCGTCAATGGGAAGCGGAATGGCAAAGAGTGCTTGAAGAGGTGCAGAACACGCTTATACATGATCCCGAAGTCGGCGCACAGGCGTTGGGTTTGACTTCACATGCAGCAGCCCAACAGGAGGCTCATGTGAGTCTGAGGACTGCCCAGGAAAGCGACTCCGAGAGCAACGGACTCACTGAAGCGGTCATGACTCCACGCTGCCGTGGTGACTTTGTGTGTGCCATTCGAACTCTTCTGTCGCTCCAAAACACGGATCTGTGCAACCGTGTCGTCGCCGAATCCACCCGACAAGCTCAGCACATTGAGGAAGCGCTGTATGATATGCGCGCCAGGCTGGAAGCACTGGAGGTGTACGCGCCGCATCTCTACTCCGTCACTGCGCGTCCGCCGTTGCTTGGAGTAGAGCTGGAAGATGTGCTCGATCCGCGCATCGGAGTGCGGTTGCGCTCCGTGTATCATGGCTACCTCGCCGACCGCGCTGGGCTCAGTGTGGGTGATGTCCTCCTTGGTGTCGGTCACCAATCCATccagacacgcgcacaacTGTACGCTGTGCTGAGGGAGCTAACTCGCGACTACAATGCCCAATGCCAGCTACAGATCGAGGCGGGCTTCATGCGGAGCTTTGCGCTCGGTGATGAGTGCTGCGCCAGTGACAGACACTGCATGCAATCCGCTTCCCATTATCGCGAAGAAACGATGGAAAGAAAAGTTGATGACTACGGACTTGATCAAGAACTTCAACGTGCCCGCtcggaagcagcagcagcggcggctggaGGGACCCGCGCcggtggcgcacgccctTCAGCGGGAGTGATTTCTAGGCACACGTCGCCTAAAGGCAGTTCAACAGGTGCAGACTCGCatgccgctgcctcgccctTCCTATCCACATCCCTTAGTGTCACCCAGCATAGGGAGAAGCTAGCCCAACATCTGCCCTACTTTGAACTCTGCCTTCACGTTGTGCGTGACGGTCGATTGCGTGACGTGACACTACTGATTCCGCCATTGGAAGCTCTACGATCGGCGGCGTACTGAGGTGCTGAGGGGATGCGTAGATGCATTTGTGTGCACCTTTGTGAGCAGCCTCCCTTGCGGATCAAGCTTCAGCGTAGTAGGTGAGAATCCGTGATGCATCCCCCACGCTCTCTTGAGCGCCCAAGCCGCATTAGAGGACAGGAGATAAAGATACCACGTCTGCAAagccacgccgctgctgctcgcttgGTCCCCTGGCTCACCTGGTTCCCTGAGGCTGGAACTGGCGCCACGTCAGACACAGGGagaaacgcacacacgcacacgcctaTCATgtgcagcaacaacagccacAGCCAAGGTGCAAAAGGAAACAAACCCTCTTCTCCACATGGGCACCTCTCCCTTATCGTCATTTCACCCTTGCTGCAGCGGCTACTTAGGGCAGCGTGCGCCGTCCAGAGAGCACCGTGCTTGCCCGGCACCGtaccgccctccctccctccgtcttcgggcaaaaaaaaagggagcgAACGAAGAGAGCGACTCTCCGCTGCATGCTGACTCGCACCTTTTCCCTCGCTCACTCATCCTCGCTCTGTGACTCAATcctttctgtgtgtgtgtgcctttgGGTGAAACGCATCGCGGTGACTGTGCTCAAGCGTCATTGGCTCTTAATTTGTATTTATTTTTCCTGCTCCTTCACCACTatcacaccaccaccccaaACGACAGCCCATCCCACGGCAGCACGTACGTCGTACGGTAcgcttccttttctcctcaaCCGACCCTGTGCTCTCCGCCTTAATACGACGCGTCCAAtttccttcctcttttctcgctcttttcgcCCTTCGCCGGCAACTAGCCCCACGCACGCCTACCActgtacccccccccccggacTCACCGCTTTCGATGTAAAAGTGTCTGTGCCTGCTTACGTGTGTCCTCTGCTGAGGGAAAATTTGTTGGTTGGCTTGATCGTTTCCGCTCCTCGCGCATACCGTAATCGGCGGCAACTCTCCCCCAGCAAGGAGGAAGCATGTCCAACTTGTGAGATAACGAAGAGATTTATCCTCGCCCCCGCTCCGCACGGGCGGCTGCCCACACTCTCGATttctgcagcggcgggtgACTCGCGGCGACAGCGTGGCGTGCGGATGGTGTGCTGCCCGCTACTCCGCTGGCACTGTggtacccccacccccgcttGTGTTTGCCATGAGGGTGGCCGACCCGGCGTTGTGCCCGGCATGCTACACAAGACTCGCGGACCGCTCGAGGCTCGCAGCGATCTGATCACGCGcacccccgcctcgcagccaCACCCGTcctgccggtcgccacctcgtgcacCCCTCGGGCTGCCTCGCGCTCCTCACCACTAGGCAGCGGGAGCCGGGTGGgatacgctcgagtcacgcggACACGCTGCCTGTCATGTGGATGCTACAAGAGTGTTCACGGCCGCGGGTCGCTGCGACACCCCGCCATGCAGGACCCGAGCGCCGAGATCAGGAGCGATGCGTCGCCCCGGCCTCCCCTACGtcattggcagggatagaggCGCGTGGGCTGCGAGACCGGGGTGGGTAATGTGCGAGGCTGGGCGTTGAGTGGGAGGAGTTTGCCGTCATGATGGATGGCAGGGAAGGGATGTGCTGAGAAAAGCGACGTAAGAGTAGGTTAGGGGCACTCCTCAGGGGCACAGTCTTTATGTCATATGCCGTGCATTTGGGGGTcgcttttcctttgttttgggggagagcgggagcgtgtgtgccgggctcaccccctccctcactcctcaCAGTGCTATAGGGCTGCTCTTGggctcgccctctctctctatttctcGTGCGCCACCGGTTACACCACAAGGGATACCAGTAAGAagcaaaaggggggagatGTGCTAGTAGTATAGCGCGTTGCCGATGCTCTGGCCTcccgccttccccccccccctcccctgcagGGATGGCTAcacagacatacacacacccatacggTGAGTGGGTGATGTTCcccgccgcttctctcttgccaatgctctctcccttcttttttttcggctTCCTCGAGTGTGCGCGCGTCTCCAGTGGTGCGTCGCCGACCTTTGCGCTTACGTAGACACAATCTCTCGGCCTCTCTCACTGGGTGTAGAGCCTTCTTATATAGATTTTCTGTAGCCATCTGGCTCCCGACGACCGTTTCTTGCGACTGTGTCAttgctggtgtgtgtgtgtgtatgaaaGTCTGTTGGTTTGTGTTTGGCTTTGAGGGTAACATCACGCCTTTTTCAACACACATGTGCATCACGGCAGTGCAACGcagtcctcctctctctctctctctctctctgtttaTTTTATCGCTATAGTGGATGGAATGCGCCGGCTTTTTGTAATGAAGTCCCCTGCAGTCGCCAAAACCACAGCCGGTGCTGCCTCCACACAACTGAACACGCACAGCCACAGCCATAGTCATAGTCATGGCAGCATTGAGAAGAACATCTCAGGCAAGCTCCTGCGTCAGTGCCAGATTGCCACCTTGGCGGGTGGAGCCACAAACGTGTTCTTCTGCGTCACGAAACTGTGGATCGGCTCTGCTGGTGGCTCCGTTGCTCTCCTTGCCGATGGCTTCCATTCCCTCACAGACATTCTCGCTGACATCATCTCCTATGCCGCCATCTCACTTTCCCGAAAGAGGCTGCCACGGTGCCGGTTTCCGCTAGGCATCGGTCGCCTCGAAACCTCTGGCGCCGTCATCGTGGCGGCGATTCTCTTCTTTGGCGGTGTGGCTCTTCTTATCCAGTCTCTCGAGCAGTGCTTCTCCGAGTTGGCGACTCTGCTGgggacagcggcgccgacgcgTGGCATTGCTGCTGTCTTTGGGATCAGCTCCCACCGCGCAATGGCCGAAGCGAGCGGCAAGTCCACGTTGGCAAGCGCCACAGCGGGCCACGACCATGCGCACGGGTCGCATATTTACAGCCACGCTCAAAGCAACGGCGGAGGCGACCACCAAGGCCATAGTCACTTTCAGGTGATGCAATACGACGAGGGCATCGGAGAGCAGGTGATCCTGTGGACGATGGTCGGCATTGCTGCGGGGTCGGTGGTCTGTAAAGAACTCCTGTTCCAGTGGACACGGCGTGTCGGGCTGCGC of Leishmania braziliensis MHOM/BR/75/M2904 complete genome, chromosome 19 contains these proteins:
- a CDS encoding phosphatidic acid phosphatase protein-like protein, whose amino-acid sequence is MVEFRRRDFYYVWNQYQLLDWIVLAIMFLSAAITTRHMNPHCRTFSWNDATIAYPSREDTFPSYSLALMIVLAVVFYVIFIRYLVRPLQGLFGEPLGWYNIGGADVGEGDECNVYTDMDSVASPKQLRVRDLQTGSGLVYPWLRAHLWSVGLQFCVTAVLKVYAGRLRPDYLSRLKEAGYTSSMAHLPDPQTNPEYYCALMDTHPKLKDGRLSFPSGHSSTSFAVFTIVSLFFVAHLRPFARHASFTRLILSLLPISVPVTCAVSRTRDNKHHFSDAVTGSLIGITSAFLSFYCSFRQVGGAADIYFCRAASDVEYDQLREWKGADSNDGSSVAMETTSVGAASGSHQLTSKREDVTRRKSAPLAARTSDAVVTFSGPMQRLTGLTERQLNEDPAAVPWI